In Littorina saxatilis isolate snail1 linkage group LG8, US_GU_Lsax_2.0, whole genome shotgun sequence, a single genomic region encodes these proteins:
- the LOC138974663 gene encoding uncharacterized protein: MFHVQPEAQDNRVSFISVHDHIYTEIPDDSETSDESVHSHASSPLSEGSLSEDFLRNIACPSSNSSLSNDDPARPDVRSSSSVTTTATVHPAPKTGGMAAMTIADSWGEPSLDRNASMLPTSGSIFGEDASHPRVSCADELKTATTVHTGEEEAAVTPAAAWAEPLYENNISIPPCHTLNDDYLQPIVSTLARERPGPPPNMSAGTMSTASDGAPQRESTTQVSAQMPHNSMPDDYLHPIASVLEGAMPATQARSNRPTEGRTASVTTASDVQPQQGNVVVKHLPHNNLPDDNFNPVSSALDKKTTANTVQPKPPGEREAV, translated from the exons ATGTTCCACGTACAGCCAGAAGCACAGGACAACCGGGTATCCTTCATCAGTGTGCACGACCACATCTATACTGAGATCCCTGATGACTCGGAAACAA GCGATGAAAGTGTACACTCCCATGCCTCTTCACCATTGTCAGAGGGCAGCCTGTCTGAAGATTTCCTGCGCAACATCGCCTGTCCTTCATCGAACAGCAGTCTGTCGAATGATGACCCTGCACGCCCAGACGTCCGTAGTTCTTCGTCCGTGACAACTACTGCCACAGTGCACCCCGCGCCCAAAACCGGCGGGATGGCTGCTATGACGATCGCCGACTCATGGGGTGAACCATCGCTTGACAGAAATGCTAGTATGTTGCCAACGTCTGGCAGCATCTTCGGTGAAGATGCTAGCCACCCAAGAGTTTCTTGCGCGGATGAGTTAAAAACGGCGACTACAGTACATACTGGGGAAGAAGAGGCCGCTGTGACGCCCGCTGCCGCATGGGCAGAACCATTGTATGAAAACAACATCTCAATACCACCATGCCACACTTTGAATGATGACTACCTTCAACCGATTGTCTCGACCTTGGCTAGGGAACGCCCTGGCCCTCCACCCAACATGAGTGCTGGCACAATGAGCACTGCCTCAGATGGTGCACCCCAGAGAGAAAGCACTACACAAGTATCAGCACAAATGCCGCACAACAGCATGCCTGATGACTACCTTCACCCCATTGCCTCAGTCTTGGAAGGAGCAATGCCTGCTACTCAAGCTCGTTCTAACCGGCCAACTGAAGGGAGGACTGCCTCAGTGACCACTGCCTCAGATGTTCAACCTCAACAAGGAAACGTGGTTGTCAAGCACTTGCCACACAACAACCTGCCTGATGATAACTTCAACCCCGTTTCCTCAGCCCTGGACAAGAAAACAACCGCTAACACAGTACAGCCAAAACCGCCGGGTGAAAGAGAAGCtgtttag